The following proteins are encoded in a genomic region of Paenibacillus sp. FSL R7-0273:
- a CDS encoding FtsX-like permease family protein: MTFRQFAYRNVTRNKRKYAAYFVCSSFSVMIFFLCALFIFHPAISGDMILSTAADAMLAAEAIIFVFSSLFVLVSVGSFLQSRKLEFGLLLMHGMTKAQLNKMVFLENMMIGGSAILSGTLLGMLLGKLFLMIGAGFLGIGPLHFYFSWQAPVLTISSFALLFVLISLGTFMLIGQDSPRILFHGGTRAEQTPRISPLPAAASALLLLAGYALAASASAASVEVIMFPVVAITVAGTYLFYTQLSLYIASVLRRIRRFYWHKTNLIMLSGLSYRWKTNGRMFFMVTIVSAVSFTSVGVFASIHTLSKELKLDYPAAVGYVAKAGQGGYRPGADLQGIRSELERLGLPYETLTLPVKYAAVASQTGPDRTRLLPLISYTDYMQALAKAGFVSAEQPLQDSEGLVMIGSQRDRSLTSSRIKAVYTLEQGTRIEEVGYTEHVPIAEYLLPELDGQGGGDFSGMVISDSQFQAIAPVHTDSYTGFYVEDFPQTAGIASTLSGKGKVTYESDSPYAVVVSGTLFEIQNILYSTMLFASLLIGTVFFIAAGSFLYFRLYTDLDHDRQQYSTLSKMGLTDRELDRTVTLQLALMFFIPVGIAMVHSLFAFIALQRLFYLSIAAETGAVLAGYLAAQGLYFFMIRGRYLRNLKKNLI; the protein is encoded by the coding sequence ATGACCTTTCGCCAATTCGCTTATAGGAACGTCACACGCAACAAACGCAAATATGCCGCCTATTTTGTCTGCAGCTCCTTTTCCGTGATGATTTTCTTCCTGTGCGCCCTGTTTATTTTTCACCCGGCCATTTCCGGGGACATGATACTCAGCACGGCGGCCGATGCGATGCTTGCAGCAGAAGCGATTATCTTTGTTTTCTCCTCGCTGTTCGTACTGGTCTCGGTCGGCTCTTTTCTGCAGTCGCGCAAGCTGGAGTTCGGTCTGTTGCTGATGCATGGCATGACCAAGGCCCAGCTCAATAAAATGGTCTTTCTGGAGAACATGATGATCGGCGGCTCGGCTATTCTGAGCGGAACGCTGCTCGGTATGCTGCTCGGCAAGCTGTTCCTGATGATCGGAGCAGGCTTTCTCGGCATCGGTCCGCTGCATTTTTATTTTTCCTGGCAGGCACCGGTACTGACCATAAGCAGCTTCGCCCTGCTGTTCGTCCTGATTTCCCTCGGCACCTTTATGCTCATCGGCCAGGATTCTCCGCGCATTCTCTTTCACGGAGGCACCAGGGCTGAACAGACACCGCGGATATCCCCTCTGCCGGCTGCTGCTTCTGCGTTACTGCTGCTGGCGGGATATGCCCTTGCGGCATCTGCATCTGCAGCCTCGGTGGAAGTGATCATGTTCCCGGTCGTGGCCATTACGGTTGCGGGAACCTATCTGTTCTACACGCAGCTAAGCCTGTATATCGCAAGTGTCCTGCGCCGCATCCGCCGTTTTTATTGGCATAAGACCAATCTGATCATGCTCTCAGGCCTGTCTTACCGGTGGAAGACAAACGGACGGATGTTTTTTATGGTGACGATTGTGTCCGCGGTATCCTTCACCTCAGTCGGCGTGTTTGCCTCCATTCATACGCTGTCCAAAGAGCTGAAGCTGGATTATCCGGCAGCCGTGGGTTATGTGGCGAAGGCTGGCCAGGGCGGCTACAGGCCGGGGGCAGATCTGCAGGGGATCCGCAGTGAGCTGGAGCGTCTCGGGCTGCCCTATGAGACGTTGACGCTGCCCGTAAAATATGCGGCGGTTGCTTCCCAGACAGGGCCGGACCGGACCCGCCTGCTGCCCCTGATTTCTTATACGGACTATATGCAGGCGCTGGCCAAGGCCGGCTTCGTGTCCGCTGAGCAGCCGCTGCAGGATAGTGAGGGGCTGGTCATGATCGGCTCCCAGCGGGACCGCAGCCTGACTTCCAGCCGGATCAAAGCGGTATACACTCTGGAGCAGGGAACCAGGATTGAAGAGGTCGGTTATACCGAGCATGTTCCGATTGCCGAGTATCTGCTGCCGGAGCTGGACGGGCAAGGCGGCGGGGATTTCAGCGGAATGGTTATCAGTGACAGCCAGTTCCAGGCTATTGCCCCGGTGCATACCGACAGCTATACCGGCTTTTATGTTGAGGATTTTCCGCAGACTGCAGGCATTGCAAGCACCCTGAGCGGTAAAGGAAAGGTGACCTACGAGAGTGATTCCCCATACGCGGTAGTGGTCAGCGGGACGCTGTTTGAAATTCAGAACATCCTCTACAGTACAATGCTGTTTGCTTCCCTGCTGATCGGTACTGTCTTTTTTATCGCGGCAGGCAGCTTCTTATATTTCCGGCTCTATACAGATCTGGATCATGACCGGCAGCAGTACTCCACTTTGTCGAAAATGGGTCTGACTGACCGGGAGCTGGACCGCACGGTCACGCTGCAGCTCGCACTGATGTTCTTTATTCCGGTCGGGATTGCCATGGTGCACAGCCTGTTTGCCTTCATCGCCCTGCAGCGTCTGTTTTATCTGTCCATTGCAGCCGAGACAGGCGCGGTGCTGGCCGGATATCTGGCGGCGCAGGGGCTGTATTTCTTCATGATCAGAGGACGCTATCTGCGCAACCTCAAAAAAAATCTCATCTGA
- the metE gene encoding 5-methyltetrahydropteroyltriglutamate--homocysteine S-methyltransferase yields MANKLITSSLGYPRIGRNREWKKTLESYWGGKISEEVFRAEMAGLQLQHLRTQQEAGIDLIPVGDFTFYDHVLDTAAMFGIVPPRYGYNGGEIPLDLYFAMARGNAEAPACEMTKWFNTNYHYIVPEIGNQTPVLTANKPLAAYRFAKEQAGIEGKPVILGLYTFLKLSKGFRAADIAAVADSFLPVYIQLLQELQQEGVAWVQVDEPAAVTGLSTDDLALLESIYQTIASKVPGLQLLLQTYFEAVEPLEALLKLPVAGLGLDFVHDGGASLEAIGQLGWPEDKWLGAGIIDGRNIWRSDASAKLELVSRLTGFVPAERLILQPSCSLLHVPVTVQGEDRLKSTVKNAIAFADEKLAELSLIAAAALDEQGSYAAALEENRKALALFRALPERGRGDVAEQVSSLQQLPDSRTLPFAERQKVQRDKWKLPLLPTTTIGSFPQTAEVRQARLKWRKGVWSQERYDGFVRQQIADAIAFQEELGLDVLVHGEFERTDMVEFFGEKLAGYLFTKGGWVQSYGSRCVKPPVIYADVAFVEPMTVKESVYAQSLTSLPVKGMLTGPVTILNWSFVRDDLSREEVANQIALALRQEVKALEDAGIEMIQVDEPAIREGLPLKAEDHEHYLNWAVRAFRIATNPVKDTTQIHTHMCYSEFNDMIGQISAMDADVISIETSRSHGELIVSFEEQEYDKGIGLGVYDIHSPRVPDVGEMTASIERALRVLDAGQFWINPDCGLKTRGWEETGAALRNMIEAAEQVRKAVLV; encoded by the coding sequence ATGGCTAACAAACTGATTACCAGCAGCCTCGGCTATCCGAGAATCGGCAGAAACCGGGAGTGGAAGAAGACGCTAGAGTCGTATTGGGGCGGCAAGATCAGCGAGGAGGTATTCCGTGCCGAAATGGCCGGACTGCAGCTCCAGCACCTCAGAACACAGCAGGAGGCAGGGATTGACCTGATTCCGGTTGGTGATTTCACCTTCTATGATCATGTACTGGACACGGCAGCTATGTTCGGCATCGTACCGCCGCGCTACGGCTATAACGGCGGGGAGATTCCGCTGGACCTGTATTTCGCCATGGCCCGCGGAAATGCAGAGGCGCCTGCCTGCGAAATGACCAAATGGTTCAATACCAATTACCACTACATCGTCCCGGAGATCGGCAATCAGACACCGGTGCTTACGGCCAACAAGCCGCTTGCCGCCTACAGGTTCGCCAAGGAACAGGCAGGGATCGAAGGGAAGCCGGTTATTCTCGGCCTGTACACCTTCCTGAAATTGTCCAAGGGATTCCGTGCTGCGGATATCGCAGCAGTGGCAGACAGCTTTCTGCCGGTCTACATTCAGCTGCTTCAGGAGCTGCAGCAGGAGGGGGTTGCCTGGGTACAGGTTGACGAGCCGGCGGCGGTTACCGGACTGAGTACGGACGACCTGGCCCTGCTGGAGAGCATCTATCAGACGATTGCCTCGAAGGTACCGGGACTTCAGCTGCTGCTGCAGACTTATTTCGAGGCTGTTGAGCCGCTGGAGGCACTGCTGAAGCTGCCGGTGGCCGGTCTTGGCCTGGACTTTGTCCACGACGGAGGAGCCAGCCTGGAGGCTATCGGACAGCTTGGCTGGCCGGAAGATAAGTGGCTCGGGGCAGGGATCATTGACGGTCGCAACATCTGGCGCAGCGATGCTTCGGCCAAGCTGGAGCTGGTTAGCCGATTGACCGGCTTCGTACCGGCTGAGCGGCTGATACTGCAGCCCTCGTGCAGCCTGCTGCATGTGCCGGTAACGGTGCAGGGTGAGGACCGGCTGAAGAGCACGGTCAAGAATGCCATTGCCTTCGCAGACGAGAAGCTGGCAGAGCTGAGCCTGATTGCTGCAGCGGCGCTGGATGAGCAGGGCAGCTACGCTGCCGCGCTGGAAGAGAACCGCAAGGCGCTGGCACTGTTCCGCGCCCTGCCGGAGCGCGGCCGAGGCGATGTAGCCGAGCAGGTGAGCAGTCTGCAGCAGCTTCCGGACAGCCGTACCCTGCCCTTTGCCGAGCGGCAGAAGGTTCAGCGTGATAAATGGAAGCTGCCGCTGCTGCCGACAACGACCATCGGCAGCTTCCCGCAGACGGCTGAAGTACGCCAAGCCCGGCTTAAATGGCGCAAGGGCGTATGGAGCCAGGAGCGCTACGACGGGTTTGTCCGCCAGCAGATTGCCGATGCGATTGCCTTTCAGGAGGAGCTGGGGCTGGATGTACTGGTGCATGGGGAGTTTGAGCGGACAGATATGGTGGAGTTCTTTGGCGAGAAGCTGGCCGGCTATCTCTTCACCAAAGGCGGCTGGGTGCAGTCCTACGGCTCACGCTGCGTGAAGCCGCCGGTCATTTACGCTGATGTCGCTTTTGTTGAGCCTATGACAGTCAAGGAGAGCGTCTATGCCCAGTCGCTGACCAGCCTGCCGGTAAAGGGAATGCTGACCGGCCCGGTGACAATCCTCAACTGGTCGTTTGTCCGGGATGACCTGAGCCGTGAAGAGGTAGCGAACCAGATTGCCCTAGCGCTGCGCCAGGAGGTCAAGGCGCTGGAGGATGCCGGAATCGAAATGATCCAGGTCGATGAGCCGGCCATCCGTGAAGGGCTGCCGCTGAAGGCAGAGGACCATGAGCATTATCTGAACTGGGCGGTAAGAGCCTTCCGGATTGCTACGAACCCGGTCAAGGATACAACGCAGATTCATACGCATATGTGCTACAGTGAATTCAATGATATGATCGGGCAGATCTCAGCGATGGATGCCGATGTAATCTCCATTGAAACCTCCCGCAGCCACGGCGAGCTGATCGTCAGCTTTGAGGAGCAGGAGTACGATAAGGGCATCGGCCTGGGGGTGTACGATATTCACAGTCCGCGTGTACCGGACGTCGGTGAAATGACAGCCAGCATTGAACGCGCGCTGCGTGTGCTGGATGCCGGGCAGTTCTGGATTAATCCGGACTGCGGCCTCAAAACCAGAGGCTGGGAGGAGACCGGAGCTGCGCTGCGCAACATGATAGAGGCGGCAGAGCAGGTAAGAAAAGCGGTCTTAGTGTAA
- a CDS encoding DedA family protein, with translation MKTWITDFMEQFGYLGIMLMLAFENIFPPIPSEIILPFGGFMTTTSDLTIPGVLIAATIGSLLGAVVLYWIGRLLDVSRLERIVERWGGWLRISAKDIRRADAWFDKYGYWTVLFCRMIPLVRSLISIPAGMSGMKFGQFMLFSAIGTLGWNTLLILLGAALGESWEDITGYMDTYSNIVYIGIAAGVVLLGVLFIRRRQAAGKARSQTTK, from the coding sequence ATGAAAACCTGGATTACAGACTTTATGGAGCAGTTCGGCTATCTCGGCATTATGCTGATGCTTGCCTTCGAGAACATTTTTCCGCCGATTCCATCGGAGATTATTCTGCCGTTTGGCGGATTCATGACCACCACCTCCGACCTGACCATTCCCGGTGTGCTGATTGCGGCTACCATCGGCTCATTGCTCGGAGCCGTCGTGCTGTACTGGATAGGCCGGCTGCTTGATGTGAGCAGGCTGGAGCGGATTGTGGAGCGCTGGGGCGGATGGCTGCGGATCAGCGCCAAGGATATCCGGCGCGCAGATGCCTGGTTTGATAAATACGGCTACTGGACCGTCCTGTTCTGCCGGATGATTCCGCTGGTGCGCAGCCTGATCTCGATTCCGGCCGGGATGTCCGGGATGAAGTTCGGCCAGTTCATGCTGTTTTCTGCCATTGGTACACTGGGCTGGAACACGCTGCTTATTCTGCTGGGAGCGGCGCTGGGCGAGTCTTGGGAGGATATTACCGGTTATATGGATACTTACTCCAATATCGTATACATCGGGATTGCCGCAGGAGTTGTATTATTGGGGGTATTGTTCATCCGCAGACGGCAAGCCGCCGGCAAAGCACGCAGCCAAACCACAAAATAA
- a CDS encoding undecaprenyl-diphosphate phosphatase: MELLTIIKAIILGIVEGLTEFAPVSSTGHMIIVDDMWLKSQEFLGKYTANTFKVVIQLGSILAVVIIFYKRFIDLLGLKRFSRKEMTAVPDGVPQVETEGRLKLGQVLVGLIPAGVFGLLFEDYIDEHLFSTSTVLIGLVVGAVFMIIADRFAPKKPKTETVDQITYRQALSVGLIQCVSLWPGFSRSGSTISGGVLLGMSHRAAADFTFIMAVPIMAGASLISLVKNWQYFTLDALPFFIAGFISAFLFALLSMRFFLKLINRIKLLPFAIYRIVLAAVVYLIWF; the protein is encoded by the coding sequence ATGGAGCTGTTAACTATTATCAAAGCCATTATTCTGGGTATCGTTGAAGGACTGACTGAATTTGCTCCGGTTTCCTCCACCGGCCATATGATCATTGTAGATGACATGTGGCTGAAATCGCAGGAGTTCCTGGGAAAATACACAGCCAACACGTTCAAGGTTGTAATCCAGCTGGGATCCATTCTGGCAGTGGTCATTATTTTCTACAAACGATTCATTGATCTGCTTGGGCTCAAGCGGTTCAGCCGCAAAGAAATGACTGCCGTGCCTGACGGTGTACCTCAGGTGGAGACAGAAGGCCGCCTGAAGCTGGGACAGGTCCTTGTCGGACTTATTCCTGCTGGGGTGTTCGGCCTGCTGTTTGAGGACTATATTGATGAGCATCTGTTTTCAACCTCAACGGTGCTGATTGGTCTGGTCGTCGGAGCAGTCTTTATGATTATCGCAGACCGTTTTGCGCCTAAAAAACCAAAAACAGAAACGGTCGACCAAATTACATACCGTCAGGCACTTTCAGTCGGCCTGATTCAGTGTGTCTCGCTCTGGCCGGGCTTTTCCCGTTCCGGCTCTACCATCTCCGGCGGTGTACTGCTGGGGATGAGCCACCGGGCGGCTGCCGATTTCACCTTTATTATGGCAGTGCCGATTATGGCCGGAGCGAGCCTGATCTCGCTGGTCAAGAATTGGCAGTACTTTACACTGGACGCACTGCCGTTTTTCATCGCCGGCTTCATCAGCGCCTTTTTGTTCGCACTGCTGTCCATGCGCTTTTTCCTTAAACTAATTAACCGGATCAAGCTGCTGCCGTTTGCGATCTACCGGATTGTGCTGGCTGCAGTGGTCTATCTCATCTGGTTCTAA
- a CDS encoding helix-turn-helix domain-containing protein, which produces MNIEMGKKIKLLRLQKGMTQEVLAGRLNMSSQAVSKWENSVTLPDIQILPELSVLLGVTIDELFALPDDTHLERIGIMISKEQSISAEDFRYAESFLKEKLSDTGKTAQCLTLLAQLHIHRVEEHRGLASHYAKEALIHAPDSKDAHNALRDAENGPVFDWNCSNHHKLIGYYKSFVAEHPDHWRSYVWLLNYLIADGRCAEARGMLESLNAIRPGYLYQLYGGLICKEEGNLTQALNLWKQMTELYPEDWIAWSARGDCMAKLGRYDEAIEYYARGDDLQPRPVWKPYRISIRFRGNTWKL; this is translated from the coding sequence ATGAATATTGAAATGGGAAAAAAGATCAAGCTGCTGCGCCTGCAGAAAGGCATGACACAGGAGGTGCTTGCAGGCAGGCTGAATATGTCCTCCCAGGCTGTATCCAAATGGGAGAACAGTGTAACGCTGCCGGATATTCAGATTTTGCCGGAATTATCTGTCCTGCTGGGAGTAACCATTGATGAGCTGTTCGCGTTGCCAGATGATACCCATCTGGAGCGAATCGGCATTATGATCAGCAAGGAGCAATCTATTTCGGCCGAGGATTTCCGTTACGCTGAGAGCTTTCTTAAAGAAAAGCTGAGTGACACGGGCAAAACAGCCCAATGCCTGACCTTGCTGGCGCAGCTGCACATTCACCGTGTCGAAGAGCACCGGGGGCTGGCTTCACATTATGCGAAGGAAGCCCTGATACATGCGCCGGACAGCAAAGACGCCCATAATGCGCTGCGGGATGCGGAGAACGGCCCTGTTTTTGACTGGAACTGCTCTAATCACCATAAGCTTATCGGATACTATAAAAGCTTTGTGGCTGAGCATCCTGATCACTGGCGCAGTTATGTATGGCTTTTGAATTACCTGATTGCTGACGGAAGATGTGCTGAGGCAAGGGGGATGCTGGAGAGTCTGAATGCTATCCGTCCAGGCTATTTATACCAGCTGTACGGCGGCCTGATCTGTAAAGAGGAAGGCAATCTGACACAGGCCCTAAATCTTTGGAAGCAGATGACCGAGCTTTATCCCGAAGACTGGATAGCCTGGTCCGCCAGAGGCGACTGCATGGCCAAGCTCGGCAGATATGACGAAGCCATAGAATATTATGCAAGAGGAGACGACCTTCAGCCGCGCCCGGTCTGGAAGCCATATCGCATATCTATAAGATTCAGGGGAAATACATGGAAGCTATAG
- a CDS encoding NADH:flavin oxidoreductase/NADH oxidase has translation MKDLFTPYELKDLKLKNRVVLPPMCQYSVEAKDGIATDWHYNHYVSRAVGGTGLIIIEMTDVEPDGRITDYDLGIWSDEHIPALARIVDACHAYGAKVGIQIAHAGRKAEDAAVPVSSSPIPFDDKSKTPRELTTAEVKDMVGKFQAGVRRAVQAGFDVIELHGAHGYLIHQFHSPLTNRRSDEYGQDLTLFGREVIAAAKQEMPEGMPLIMRISAQEYVEGGYGLTESLNIGAAYKEAGADIFHISAGGEGAIAASGRPGTHAAYQVPLARAFKLELEVPVIAVGRLDEAVLANAVIGNEEADLVAVGRGMLRNPYWTLEAGVQLGKDAGIPKQYTFGFPRSGN, from the coding sequence ATGAAGGATCTGTTCACCCCCTATGAATTAAAGGATTTAAAGCTGAAGAACCGTGTAGTTCTTCCTCCTATGTGCCAGTATTCAGTTGAAGCAAAGGACGGTATTGCTACAGACTGGCATTACAACCACTATGTAAGCCGGGCTGTCGGCGGCACCGGACTGATTATTATAGAAATGACCGATGTTGAGCCTGACGGCCGTATCACAGATTACGATTTGGGCATCTGGTCAGATGAGCACATCCCTGCCCTGGCCCGGATTGTTGACGCCTGCCACGCCTATGGCGCCAAAGTAGGCATCCAGATTGCCCATGCCGGCCGGAAGGCTGAAGATGCTGCTGTTCCTGTATCCTCTTCCCCCATTCCGTTCGATGATAAATCCAAGACACCCCGCGAGCTGACAACAGCGGAAGTGAAGGATATGGTCGGCAAATTCCAGGCAGGTGTAAGACGCGCCGTCCAGGCCGGCTTCGATGTCATCGAGCTGCACGGCGCCCACGGCTATCTGATTCACCAGTTCCATTCGCCGCTAACCAACCGCAGAAGCGATGAATACGGCCAGGACCTTACCCTGTTCGGCAGAGAGGTCATTGCCGCCGCGAAGCAGGAAATGCCTGAAGGCATGCCGCTCATTATGCGCATCTCCGCCCAGGAATACGTTGAGGGCGGCTACGGCCTCACAGAAAGCCTGAATATCGGCGCAGCCTATAAGGAAGCCGGAGCGGATATTTTCCATATCAGTGCCGGCGGTGAAGGGGCAATTGCCGCTTCGGGCAGACCGGGCACACACGCCGCTTACCAGGTGCCGCTGGCCCGTGCTTTCAAGCTGGAGCTGGAGGTTCCCGTTATTGCTGTAGGCCGGCTGGATGAAGCTGTGCTCGCCAATGCGGTTATCGGCAATGAAGAGGCGGATCTGGTTGCTGTCGGACGCGGCATGCTCAGAAACCCTTACTGGACGCTGGAAGCAGGCGTACAGCTGGGTAAAGATGCCGGCATTCCGAAGCAGTATACCTTCGGGTTCCCCCGGAGCGGCAACTAA
- a CDS encoding MarR family winged helix-turn-helix transcriptional regulator, which yields MKKNLEDDLISSWLSLTHIQMNVANELEARLQEKFQLSLKEFYLLLFLSEAPEKKLRLQQLESMVGLSQSAVSRLVSRFEAKGCGALERKNCDSDRRSIYTSLTAIGQSKVDRARVTVSEVLAEAFPHSEAAQLLEQLARLGQQQ from the coding sequence ATGAAGAAGAACCTGGAGGATGACCTGATATCCAGCTGGTTGTCCCTGACCCATATACAGATGAATGTAGCCAATGAGCTTGAAGCACGGCTGCAGGAGAAATTCCAGCTGTCGCTCAAGGAATTTTACCTGCTGCTCTTCCTGTCCGAGGCTCCGGAGAAGAAGCTGCGGCTGCAGCAGCTAGAGTCCATGGTCGGCCTCAGCCAGAGCGCGGTTTCTCGCCTGGTCAGCCGGTTCGAGGCCAAGGGCTGCGGAGCACTGGAGCGGAAGAATTGTGACAGTGACCGCCGGAGCATCTATACCTCGCTGACAGCGATCGGACAGAGCAAGGTGGACCGGGCGCGGGTAACCGTAAGCGAGGTGCTGGCAGAGGCGTTTCCGCATAGCGAAGCTGCACAGCTGCTGGAGCAGCTTGCACGGCTGGGGCAGCAGCAATAG
- a CDS encoding ABC transporter ATP-binding protein — translation MPLLDVHNLSKIYEGKVSTQALNHIRFAVEKGEFVGIMGPSGSGKTTLLNVIATIDEPTSGEVMIGGRDPNKLDRNEKALFRRRELGFVFQQFNLLDTLTAGENIVLPLTLAGTPVPEMERRLQEAAARLDILQLLDKRTFELSGGQTQRVAIARAMIHRPALILADEPTGSLDSRTAGEVMGLLAEVNEAEGATVLMVTHDAVAASFCHRVIFIKDGRFYSEMYRGSSRAAFFQNIIDMLSLLGGASHDLSPIRL, via the coding sequence TTGCCCCTGTTAGACGTGCATAATCTATCCAAAATATATGAGGGCAAGGTATCGACCCAGGCGCTGAACCATATCCGCTTTGCTGTGGAAAAGGGGGAGTTCGTTGGTATCATGGGACCCTCCGGCAGCGGCAAAACAACTCTGCTCAATGTCATCGCCACCATTGATGAGCCTACCTCGGGCGAAGTGATGATCGGCGGGCGTGATCCGAACAAGCTGGACCGTAATGAGAAGGCTCTGTTCAGACGCAGAGAGCTGGGCTTTGTGTTTCAGCAGTTCAATCTGCTGGATACACTGACTGCCGGTGAGAATATTGTGCTGCCGCTTACCCTCGCCGGAACGCCGGTTCCTGAGATGGAGCGCCGGCTGCAGGAGGCGGCGGCCAGGCTGGATATCCTGCAGCTGCTGGATAAACGGACCTTTGAGCTATCCGGAGGCCAGACGCAGCGGGTGGCCATTGCCAGGGCGATGATCCACCGCCCGGCGCTGATTCTGGCTGATGAGCCTACGGGAAGCCTTGACTCCAGGACCGCAGGCGAAGTGATGGGGCTGCTGGCCGAGGTGAATGAGGCGGAAGGAGCCACTGTACTGATGGTTACACATGATGCGGTGGCGGCCAGCTTCTGCCACCGTGTCATTTTTATCAAAGACGGGCGTTTCTACAGTGAAATGTACCGCGGCAGCAGCAGAGCGGCCTTTTTCCAGAATATCATCGATATGCTGTCGCTGCTGGGAGGTGCTTCCCATGACCTTTCGCCAATTCGCTTATAG